A genomic stretch from Sulfurimonas sediminis includes:
- a CDS encoding F0F1 ATP synthase subunit A — protein sequence MGELFTFFGLISEDKTFIFMSHMLLSAGIALILARVAMSNLQLVPKGTQNLMEAYVQGVWSMGTDVMGRLHARKYLALVATIGLFVGIANIIGIIPGFEAPTAMLEMPLALALTVFVYYNYVGIKEHGLLLYLKHFLGPVWWLYWLMFPIEIVSHISRIISLSFRLFGNVKGDDMFLMVILMLAPWVLPMIPFALLTFMAFLQAFIFMMLTYVYLGGAVIVDESH from the coding sequence ATGGGTGAACTGTTTACTTTTTTCGGACTTATCTCAGAAGATAAGACATTTATTTTTATGAGTCACATGTTGCTATCAGCCGGTATAGCTTTAATCTTAGCGAGAGTGGCTATGTCAAATTTACAACTTGTACCCAAAGGAACACAAAACCTGATGGAAGCATATGTGCAGGGTGTATGGTCTATGGGTACGGATGTAATGGGTAGATTGCATGCCCGTAAATATCTTGCACTGGTAGCAACTATTGGTTTGTTTGTTGGAATTGCAAATATTATTGGTATTATTCCTGGTTTTGAGGCACCAACTGCAATGTTGGAAATGCCTTTAGCACTTGCTTTGACTGTATTTGTGTACTATAATTATGTAGGTATCAAAGAGCATGGATTACTTTTATACCTAAAACACTTTTTAGGTCCTGTCTGGTGGCTGTACTGGTTAATGTTCCCGATTGAAATTGTTTCTCATATCTCCCGTATTATCTCTTTATCATTCCGTCTTTTTGGAAATGTTAAAGGAGACGATATGTTCTTGATGGTAATTTTGATGCTTGCTCCATGGGTTTTGCCGATGATTCCTTTTGCACTATTGACATTTATGGCATTTTTACAGGCGTTTATCTTTATGATGCTTACATATGTTTACCTTGGTGGTGCAGTAATTGTTGACGAATCTCACTAG
- a CDS encoding Tll0287-like domain-containing protein, translated as MNILKSVTYITLSVSLLFGASQQENKQLQNIVKTGQKSSMLLLKTLGSNMKRNMKTGGPMQALDFCTQKAYTLTEEVNKKLPKGVTVKRISTKYRNPANQPQGSEQEVLVSLEKLQSLHVKLPKQLVQKVDEHTYKYYKPLVINKQVCLKCHGNITNKKLKDAIAKRYPQDKAQHYKMGDLRGAVVVTIKK; from the coding sequence ATGAATATTTTAAAATCCGTTACATATATTACACTGAGTGTTTCATTGCTTTTTGGGGCCTCTCAACAAGAGAACAAACAACTGCAGAACATAGTAAAAACAGGACAGAAAAGTTCTATGCTGCTGCTAAAAACCCTGGGTTCCAATATGAAAAGAAATATGAAAACAGGCGGTCCTATGCAAGCCCTTGATTTCTGTACACAAAAAGCCTATACCCTTACAGAGGAAGTGAATAAAAAGCTTCCAAAAGGAGTAACAGTCAAAAGAATCAGTACAAAATACAGAAACCCTGCCAACCAGCCACAAGGCAGTGAACAAGAAGTTTTGGTATCACTTGAAAAACTCCAAAGCTTACATGTAAAGCTACCAAAACAATTAGTACAAAAAGTCGATGAGCATACTTACAAATACTATAAACCTTTAGTAATCAACAAGCAGGTTTGTCTGAAATGTCATGGTAATATAACAAACAAAAAGTTAAAAGATGCCATTGCCAAAAGATACCCACAAGATAAAGCACAGCACTACAAAATGGGCGACTTAAGAGGAGCCGTTGTTGTAACGATTAAAAAGTAA
- the rny gene encoding ribonuclease Y, which produces MLNEILLGGAIATVSGVVGFLISKKITGANFDVYVEQAVAKAKAIENEAQTLLERAKLKAREIEHEAQKAFESAKERARADFAQREDELLRKEQSLKRLIQDEEKNIQNELNRIKAQKVNLERNEKSLASLKKKYEEKIDEAVHTIEHSAGMTQEEAKKILLDKIEEKARGEIAHIVRKYENEARQEGERKANFILAQATSRFAGDFASERLTNLVHLESDELKGRIIGKEGRNIKALETLLGVDIIIDDTPNAILVSSFNLYRRAIATKTLQLLIEDGRIQPARIEEIFKKVSEEFESKILTEGEELIAEMNIGVMHPELMKLIGRLRYRASYGQNALAHTLEVAHLAGIMAAEMGGDPILAKRAGLLHDIGKALTHDMDGNHVDLGAQICRRYNEDEVVINAIYAHHGQQEINSIECGAVCAADALSAARPGARREVLESFLKRVTEIEDIASRHSGVKQAYAINAGREVRVIVNATLVNDDESILMAREIAKEIEERVQYPGEIKVNVIRESRAVEFAK; this is translated from the coding sequence ATGTTAAACGAAATACTACTTGGTGGTGCAATTGCAACAGTAAGTGGAGTAGTTGGTTTTTTAATTTCTAAAAAGATAACCGGTGCTAACTTTGATGTATATGTTGAACAGGCGGTTGCCAAAGCAAAGGCGATTGAAAATGAGGCACAGACACTTCTTGAGCGTGCAAAACTCAAAGCACGTGAAATAGAACATGAAGCACAAAAAGCCTTTGAGAGTGCCAAAGAGCGTGCACGTGCAGATTTTGCGCAAAGAGAAGATGAACTTTTACGCAAAGAACAAAGTCTGAAGCGTTTGATACAGGATGAAGAAAAAAACATTCAAAATGAGTTGAACAGAATAAAAGCACAAAAAGTTAATCTGGAAAGAAATGAAAAATCACTGGCTTCACTGAAAAAAAAGTATGAAGAGAAAATAGATGAAGCAGTCCATACCATAGAACACAGTGCCGGTATGACGCAGGAAGAGGCTAAAAAGATTCTTCTTGACAAAATTGAAGAAAAAGCGCGTGGCGAGATAGCACATATTGTAAGAAAATATGAAAATGAAGCCAGACAGGAAGGGGAGCGCAAAGCCAACTTTATTTTGGCACAGGCAACGAGTCGTTTTGCCGGAGACTTTGCTTCTGAGAGATTGACAAATCTGGTTCATTTGGAAAGTGATGAACTCAAAGGCCGTATTATCGGTAAAGAAGGGCGAAATATCAAGGCTTTGGAGACATTGCTCGGTGTCGATATCATCATAGATGATACACCAAACGCAATTCTTGTGAGCAGTTTTAATTTGTATCGTCGTGCTATTGCAACAAAAACACTGCAGTTGCTCATAGAAGACGGAAGAATTCAGCCTGCGCGAATAGAAGAGATATTTAAAAAAGTTTCTGAAGAGTTTGAATCCAAAATTTTAACAGAAGGTGAAGAACTCATAGCCGAAATGAATATCGGTGTTATGCATCCCGAACTTATGAAATTAATCGGAAGATTGCGTTACCGTGCGAGTTACGGACAGAATGCTTTAGCCCATACACTTGAGGTTGCCCATCTTGCGGGAATTATGGCTGCAGAAATGGGGGGAGACCCGATCTTGGCAAAACGGGCAGGACTTTTACATGATATAGGTAAGGCATTGACGCATGATATGGATGGAAATCATGTTGATTTGGGAGCCCAGATTTGTCGCAGATACAATGAAGATGAAGTTGTCATCAATGCAATCTATGCACATCACGGACAACAGGAAATCAACTCCATAGAGTGTGGTGCGGTTTGTGCGGCAGATGCACTCTCAGCAGCACGTCCGGGTGCGAGACGAGAAGTTTTGGAGAGCTTTTTAAAACGTGTTACCGAGATAGAAGATATCGCATCACGTCACAGCGGTGTCAAACAGGCATATGCGATTAATGCCGGACGAGAAGTCAGAGTCATTGTGAATGCTACATTGGTAAATGATGATGAGTCAATTCTGATGGCAAGAGAAATTGCAAAAGAGATAGAAGAGCGTGTGCAGTATCCGGGTGAAATTAAAGTAAATGTTATTCGGGAAAGCCGGGCTGTGGAATTTGCCAAGTAA
- a CDS encoding 5-formyltetrahydrofolate cyclo-ligase has protein sequence MTLTKNSFRRICLQKIKKASQHNKFYKDFLINNVLLKELEHFKTGKRLKILFFYPLPYEADILKVLKKMRKKHDIFVPFMQGESFKMVPFRLPLKKKKFDIFEAGNTIKKNNKIDIAIVPAVGVDGNLQRIGFGKGMYDRFFAKLKEKPYTIFVQPVFCHTESLICDAYDVACDVLITPTRTLRKRSS, from the coding sequence ATGACTCTTACAAAAAACAGTTTCAGGCGAATATGTCTACAAAAGATTAAAAAAGCATCACAACACAATAAGTTTTATAAAGATTTTTTAATAAATAATGTACTCTTAAAAGAGTTGGAACATTTTAAAACCGGCAAAAGACTGAAAATATTGTTTTTTTATCCGCTGCCGTATGAGGCAGACATCCTTAAAGTGCTTAAAAAAATGAGAAAAAAACATGATATTTTTGTGCCGTTTATGCAAGGCGAAAGTTTTAAAATGGTACCATTTAGATTGCCGCTAAAGAAAAAAAAATTTGATATTTTTGAAGCGGGAAATACAATAAAAAAAAATAATAAAATTGATATAGCTATAGTTCCAGCAGTGGGAGTTGACGGTAATTTACAGAGAATTGGTTTTGGAAAAGGGATGTATGATCGTTTCTTTGCAAAATTAAAAGAAAAACCATATACTATTTTTGTACAACCGGTATTTTGCCACACAGAGAGTTTGATATGTGATGCATATGATGTGGCATGTGATGTACTTATAACCCCGACAAGAACACTGCGTAAACGGAGCAGCTAA
- a CDS encoding TlpA family protein disulfide reductase yields the protein MRNTPLLTTLLTISLLFGACSKEKENTQQEANSLLATNEIVLTSLDNKQLVVKKADNGLQLEGAKGKIVIYDIFATWCPPCQAEASHLASLQKKYKNRLIVIGVSVEDGIANEKLETFKKQYNANYTLVKSSENSRIISEIAKELKLGRDFGIPLMVLYKDGKIINYYQGATEEEFIESDIKKALGI from the coding sequence ATGAGAAATACTCCACTTTTAACTACTTTACTCACAATCAGTTTACTTTTTGGAGCCTGTTCAAAAGAGAAAGAAAACACCCAACAAGAAGCAAATTCACTCCTTGCAACAAATGAAATCGTTTTAACATCACTCGACAATAAACAGCTTGTTGTCAAAAAAGCAGACAATGGACTGCAACTTGAGGGGGCAAAAGGCAAAATAGTCATTTATGATATATTTGCGACCTGGTGTCCACCTTGTCAGGCGGAAGCTTCCCACCTTGCCTCACTCCAAAAAAAATATAAAAACAGACTGATTGTTATTGGCGTCAGTGTTGAGGATGGTATTGCAAATGAAAAGCTTGAAACATTCAAAAAACAATACAATGCAAACTATACTCTTGTCAAGTCAAGTGAAAATTCACGTATCATCAGTGAAATAGCAAAAGAGTTAAAACTGGGCAGAGACTTTGGCATTCCGCTTATGGTTTTATATAAAGACGGTAAAATCATCAATTATTATCAGGGTGCGACGGAAGAAGAGTTTATCGAAAGTGACATCAAAAAAGCGTTAGGAATATAA
- the ftsY gene encoding signal recognition particle-docking protein FtsY: MFGFIKKSLSKTVAAIKTVAPKKKITFTKDELEDILLEADVEYALVEIILNEIYQDKITREILRSKLLATLAYTSYKEPKFTPPFVELIVGVNGAGKTTTIAKLAYKYKQEGKKVLLGAGDTFRAAAIEQLTLWANRLDIPVVSSKQGHDSSAVAYDAIDSAKAKGFDNVIIDTAGRLHTQTNLANELKKVKRICDKAHKGAPHRTVLIIDGTQGNSAISQAKAFNEMIGIDGIIITKLDGTAKGGSIFSIAYALELPILYVGTGEQPENLTPFDKYEFVDGLLDAIFVEEE, translated from the coding sequence ATGTTTGGTTTTATAAAAAAATCTCTCAGCAAGACTGTCGCCGCTATAAAAACAGTCGCTCCAAAGAAAAAAATCACTTTTACAAAAGACGAACTTGAAGATATTTTACTTGAAGCTGATGTAGAATATGCTTTGGTCGAAATCATTCTCAATGAAATATACCAAGACAAAATCACACGCGAAATTCTTCGCTCCAAACTCCTGGCGACACTGGCATACACCTCATACAAAGAACCGAAATTCACTCCGCCTTTTGTAGAACTTATAGTCGGTGTCAACGGTGCCGGTAAAACAACCACTATTGCAAAACTGGCATACAAATACAAGCAAGAAGGCAAAAAAGTTTTACTCGGTGCAGGAGACACCTTTCGCGCCGCAGCTATCGAACAGCTGACACTCTGGGCAAACAGACTTGACATTCCTGTAGTTTCTTCAAAACAGGGACATGACAGCTCCGCCGTTGCCTATGATGCCATAGATTCGGCAAAGGCAAAAGGTTTTGACAATGTCATCATAGACACCGCAGGACGTCTGCACACCCAGACAAACCTGGCAAATGAACTCAAAAAAGTAAAGCGTATCTGCGACAAAGCCCACAAAGGCGCTCCGCACAGAACCGTACTCATTATAGACGGCACACAAGGAAACTCTGCAATTTCTCAGGCAAAAGCCTTCAATGAAATGATAGGAATAGACGGTATCATCATCACAAAACTAGACGGCACAGCAAAAGGCGGCAGTATCTTCTCCATCGCCTATGCCCTGGAACTTCCTATACTTTACGTAGGCACAGGAGAACAACCGGAAAATCTCACACCGTTCGATAAATACGAATTTGTAGACGGTCTGCTTGATGCCATTTTTGTAGAAGAAGAGTAA
- a CDS encoding type II toxin-antitoxin system RelE family toxin, with amino-acid sequence MYELHFLTSAKKEFKKLDTSVQKIIKEKLLLLITNPDILKNNIKPLKGEYRGKFRLRVHQYRVVFQVKDAELIIIVVRIGHRKEVY; translated from the coding sequence ATGTATGAACTTCACTTTTTAACAAGTGCAAAAAAAGAGTTTAAAAAGCTAGATACTTCCGTCCAAAAAATCATAAAAGAAAAATTATTATTACTTATAACAAACCCAGACATTTTAAAAAACAATATAAAACCTCTAAAAGGTGAATATAGAGGAAAATTCCGACTTCGTGTGCATCAATACAGAGTTGTATTTCAAGTTAAAGATGCAGAATTAATTATAATTGTTGTCCGTATTGGGCATAGGAAAGAAGTTTATTAG
- a CDS encoding type II toxin-antitoxin system PemK/MazF family toxin, with translation MQNWALMMDSNSNYKRGDIVVVNLNPKKGHEVGKIKPAVIISGEDENSILILFILMPLSTDLIEDMSPYRIRITQRDKLQQDSDILINQVRSLSKQRIGKKIATLTKNEYELVIQSLCKNFTS, from the coding sequence TTGCAGAACTGGGCGTTGATGATGGACTCTAATAGCAATTATAAAAGAGGGGATATTGTTGTTGTAAACCTTAATCCTAAAAAAGGACATGAAGTAGGGAAAATCAAGCCTGCTGTTATTATCTCGGGAGAGGATGAAAACAGCATTCTTATACTGTTTATACTCATGCCCCTCTCAACTGATCTTATTGAAGATATGTCGCCATATAGAATTCGCATAACTCAGCGCGATAAATTACAACAGGATTCAGATATACTTATTAATCAAGTGAGAAGCCTCTCCAAACAAAGAATTGGCAAAAAGATTGCAACACTTACAAAAAATGAATATGAGCTGGTCATTCAATCTCTTTGTAAAAACTTCACTTCTTAA
- the radA gene encoding DNA repair protein RadA — protein MAKKKVLFECQHCGLTTPKWMGKCTNCGAWDSFVELNEHQQEVVKQTKSTTSSSAKAVSINDIVEEEVYRFSSLDDELDNVLGGGIVPGSLTLIGGSPGVGKSTLLLKVGSNIASTGKDVLYVTGEESAGQIKLRANRLKSNHDSLYLLSEIRLEQILVELEHRKYDFLIIDSIQTIYSENISSAPGSVTQVRQITFELMRIAKEKDIAIFIIGHITKEGSIAGPRVLEHMVDTVLYFEGDSSQELRILRGFKNRFGATSEIGVFEMKAEGLVSATDIASRFFNRNSSQSGSALTVIMEGSRPIILEVQALVSESHTPNAKRQATGFDNNRLNMLLALLERKLEIPLSGYDVFINITGGIKITETAADLAILAAIISSFRDRAISKETIFIGEVSLVGDVREVYALDARLKEARMQNITKALVSKKPLEKTSIKTFIVDEVTKLLEWY, from the coding sequence ATGGCTAAGAAAAAAGTACTCTTTGAATGTCAACACTGTGGACTCACAACACCTAAATGGATGGGAAAATGTACCAACTGCGGTGCCTGGGACAGTTTTGTTGAATTAAACGAGCATCAGCAAGAAGTTGTCAAACAGACAAAATCAACGACATCATCATCGGCTAAGGCTGTCAGTATAAATGACATTGTGGAAGAAGAAGTTTATAGATTTTCTTCACTCGATGATGAACTTGACAATGTTTTAGGCGGCGGTATTGTTCCCGGTTCGCTTACGCTCATTGGAGGAAGTCCGGGTGTTGGCAAATCAACCCTGCTACTTAAAGTAGGTTCAAACATTGCATCAACAGGCAAAGACGTCCTTTATGTTACAGGTGAAGAATCAGCCGGACAGATAAAACTGCGTGCAAACCGTCTCAAATCCAACCATGATTCACTCTACCTTTTAAGTGAGATACGACTTGAACAGATTTTGGTTGAGCTTGAACACAGAAAGTATGATTTTTTGATTATTGATTCTATTCAGACTATTTATTCTGAAAACATTAGCTCTGCTCCGGGAAGTGTTACACAGGTGCGCCAAATAACCTTTGAATTGATGCGTATTGCCAAAGAAAAAGATATAGCCATTTTCATTATCGGGCATATTACAAAAGAAGGCTCTATTGCCGGTCCCCGTGTTTTGGAACATATGGTTGACACCGTTTTGTATTTTGAAGGGGATTCTTCTCAGGAGCTGAGAATTTTACGAGGTTTTAAAAACCGTTTTGGGGCAACAAGCGAAATAGGCGTTTTCGAGATGAAAGCCGAAGGACTTGTGAGTGCCACAGACATTGCTTCGCGCTTTTTTAACCGTAACTCTTCTCAAAGCGGTTCTGCACTTACTGTCATTATGGAAGGTTCGCGTCCAATTATTTTAGAAGTACAGGCACTTGTTTCAGAGTCACACACACCAAATGCCAAGAGACAGGCAACCGGATTTGACAACAACCGTCTTAACATGCTTTTGGCTTTGCTTGAGCGAAAACTGGAGATTCCTCTTTCAGGGTATGATGTTTTCATAAATATAACAGGCGGGATAAAAATCACCGAAACAGCGGCAGATTTAGCCATACTTGCCGCAATTATCAGCAGTTTTCGTGACCGTGCTATCTCCAAAGAGACAATTTTTATCGGCGAAGTCTCTCTCGTTGGTGATGTACGAGAAGTATACGCCCTTGATGCAAGGCTCAAAGAGGCAAGAATGCAAAATATCACCAAGGCACTTGTCTCTAAAAAACCGCTTGAAAAGACAAGTATCAAAACATTTATAGTCGATGAAGTAACAAAACTTTTGGAGTGGTATTAA
- the fliL gene encoding flagellar basal body-associated protein FliL → MAEEKETEESAPVEKKSSNMLMIIIIVVLILIIIIGAVVAFLLMGSDEEAAVNNAPQAQERVADTRTSRKSVSSASFDNNRKLSDIGVLYPLDTFTVNLKSDSGRRYLKATMSLELDSPELSHELDSKAPVLRDRIIRILSSKTLEEISSKKGKQKVSQQIMDTLNSMITDGKIQGIYFTEFVIQ, encoded by the coding sequence ATGGCTGAAGAAAAAGAAACCGAAGAATCCGCACCCGTAGAAAAAAAATCCAGCAATATGCTGATGATTATTATCATCGTTGTTTTGATTCTTATCATAATCATAGGTGCCGTAGTTGCCTTTTTGTTAATGGGTTCAGATGAAGAAGCAGCAGTCAACAACGCTCCTCAGGCACAGGAAAGAGTGGCAGATACACGCACAAGCAGAAAGAGTGTATCCAGCGCTTCATTTGACAACAACAGAAAACTGAGTGATATCGGTGTCTTGTATCCGCTAGACACTTTTACAGTGAATTTAAAAAGTGATTCCGGAAGAAGATATCTCAAAGCAACAATGTCTTTAGAACTTGATTCTCCCGAACTCAGTCATGAACTTGACTCAAAAGCACCGGTACTTCGAGACAGAATTATTCGAATACTCAGTTCTAAAACTTTAGAAGAAATCTCTTCCAAAAAAGGCAAACAAAAAGTTTCACAACAAATTATGGATACTCTGAACTCTATGATTACTGACGGAAAAATACAAGGTATCTATTTTACTGAATTTGTCATTCAATAA
- the acpS gene encoding holo-ACP synthase, whose product MIGIDIIKASRMQHLMERFGDKGLRRFLLEDEIRLIKSYKTAAGFWAAKEAFSKALGTGIGAECSFFDIKIYKSEKGAPLFALSKKIIEKFKIIDAALSITHDGDYAISVVSIESLDSSSSDKIKQF is encoded by the coding sequence ATGATTGGTATAGACATCATAAAAGCATCGCGTATGCAGCATCTCATGGAGCGTTTTGGCGACAAAGGGCTTCGCAGATTTCTGTTAGAAGATGAGATCAGACTTATAAAGTCCTATAAAACAGCAGCCGGATTCTGGGCTGCAAAAGAGGCATTTTCCAAAGCACTGGGAACAGGTATAGGCGCAGAGTGTTCCTTTTTTGATATAAAGATTTACAAATCAGAAAAAGGCGCTCCGCTTTTTGCACTTTCAAAAAAGATCATTGAAAAATTTAAGATTATTGATGCTGCTTTATCCATTACACACGATGGAGACTATGCAATCAGTGTTGTCAGCATAGAGTCTTTAGACTCATCCTCCTCCGACAAAATCAAGCAGTTCTAG
- the thiS gene encoding sulfur carrier protein ThiS — MTIIVNGNSKVFQDGVTLLEILKELALVDKVMAAAVNMEIVKQDEWDRKVLKDNDKLELLDFVGGG, encoded by the coding sequence ATGACAATAATAGTAAATGGAAACAGTAAAGTCTTTCAAGACGGAGTAACGCTTTTGGAAATTCTAAAAGAGCTTGCTTTGGTTGATAAAGTGATGGCTGCGGCAGTAAATATGGAAATAGTCAAGCAGGATGAATGGGACAGAAAAGTTTTAAAAGATAATGATAAACTAGAACTGCTTGATTTTGTCGGAGGAGGATGA